The genomic stretch ACAATCCTTTAACTGGATCTTCTCTTTCACCATTTCACCAGTAACTTAGAAATTTCCTTAATTCTTCTATTGATTCAGCTTTGATTAACTGCCTTTTTATTCGATAACAACTACTTCAGATATTTGACAGATATAACAAGATCCAGGCTTCAAATAACTTGTAATAAGAAACATAACGAAGATAGCTGACAGAAATCAAAGTAtatgtttttcctcctgtttacATTGTTAcatcagatttttaaatgcttgttgtttccccaaacacacacacacaaataacaTTAAGAGATCAAAATTTAGATTGACCTAAAATGCTTCCCTTTCGTTCATGTTCTTCGGAGAACCCAGCCAGGATCAAAGTCTAGCTCACAGTGGCTTTGTTAACGCTTACACAAAAACACTAGCTGGCCAAGGCATGGAGTATCACGTTTCCAGGAGCATGGTCACAGGATGTATTTATGGTTTcattgagggaaaaaaaccaaccaaccaaaaaaacaaccaaaccctgAAGATGCATTTCTAAGCTGCATCCCAAGTTCAGATAGTGGAAGGATCTCCTAACACTCCTAACTTACTACAAGCTGCAAATCTTTAACATTACAGCAGATTTTAGTTACCTTGAGAAGTTTCAGTCTGAAGTTGTTACATAGCCAAAATAACTTAACAAGCGAGTTGTGCATGTTCTTGACCAAGAGAAGGAGCTCTCTAAACCAGTTTTGCACTAGAATGGCTAGAGATTGCCTTCAGCACAGCCAACTGAGATACtcaaaaacatacacaaaaccaGCCAGCCATTTTGGATTACTACTTTTAGAGTGGGGTGGCATTATTGTTCCAACTTTGGTGCTAGGACTGTGTGAGCACTGATTACTGTAGCTAACGTGATTTATGAGGAAAATAATACATCTGtctcctgcttctcttctcttACCTGCACTGCAACGTAGGCAACACCAAGGTAGGCCGCGATACAGACAGCAAGAAGCAGGTCAAAGATCGCTGGCTTGACcctgaaataaagaaagaacacatgaaattgctacaGCAGCTACCACCACAGAGTGAGACGATAGCCCAACGTGCCCAAGGAAATTCCTTACCTGTACGCATTCATCACCTGTTTCAGCTGGTCATAGAAAACAAACTCAGGGTCCctgtgaaaagaagaaattcttcaggTTCTACTACGCTTCTTGACACTGCAGTAAGGACAGCCCAAACCTCCATTCCTAAGGAGTTCATCCAACCAGAGACAGGTAAGCATGAGCACATTGCATACCAGTTTTGAACCGATTCTAGTTGTcaagtctttcttttcctacaCTCAGAAGCCTAAGGATACAGTTCAGAACACATGCTGTTCAGCTGTCTCAGAAGAGGCACATGGAAGACACCTCACCGGGTTCATTAAACTGCTTCAACCCAGGCAGGTTGGACAGGATGGAAGCTGCCTTTTTGCAATTAAAGAAAGCTTTCTAGGGGACCTTAGTCTTTTCCTGCattcagggagcagcagcactcaAGAGTGGGAAGGGTGGAACcaaaacagtgagaaaatgAGCTCTTCAGAcagagggagctgctgggacTCGTTACTGTGCTGTGAGGAATGATAAAGAGCTTTCTCTGGGAGAACAGAGAGCATGAACCAAAACTGacaggagagcagaagagagcaaTCACTTCCAGCTACATGCCAAGACGGCAGAAAAGCTGCAGCTCAGAGACAAAATTCATTGGAGGGGGAAGCCAGTTTGCATGCTCTAGCTTGttctttcatctcttttctTACCGTTTGTCTGCCTTCACATGATGCTGTTTGACATCCTTCAGGTAGCGACCCATATAATATTCTAAGGTGTTGAGGAAGGTGCTGTCTTTATCAATcagctgggcagccctgggctgacTGCTCAGCCAGTCCATCACTGATTCTATTTGCTCCTGCTGgatctgctgcagaaaaataccaaagaaagGGAGTCAACCACACATATGCCAAGACCAGACCTCTCTCCCAGACTCTTGATTCCTTCTTCCCACAGGTCACAAAAATGCACTGTGCTCACCATCTGATCCGTGAAGATCTGCAGATCTGCAGGTGCTccctgcaagggaaaaaaaataacccaggcTATTGGTGAGAGCAAGCTTGGTCGGGCAGGACAAATCTGGCTAGCACTGCACAATGGGCAGCTCTTACCTTGTCTGTTAGGTTGTAGATGACCCTTGTCAAAGCCTCAGCAATGATCCTAGTATTCCTGGTTAGTGCCTTAGTGTCTATTCGTGCCCTAAAGCAAAAGAGGGGATTATGAATCCGTCAATGGGATCACCTTCCCCTCGAAACCACCCTTTTTCACTGCATCAAGCATGAGCCTGAATCCAGAGCCCAACTCCCAGGGGTTTTGCACCCATCCTCTGACCATCAGAACAGCACAAGCAGTCGCAAGGCCAATTTGCGTTTACAGGCTAGATTTCAGCTGCAGCCTTCCCTAAGGCCTCTAACCTCCTATCCATGATGCTGTTGCGCAGGCTGTCCCGGTGGCTCTCCAGATGGGAGATGGTGAATGCTGGCAAGCGTCGGATCGCAAAACGCTCATGCTCCCATGCCAGCATGTCCTCAGCCAAGTTTATCTTCTTGTGCACCATGGAAAACTTCACCTCTGGGAACTGGCTGGCAACAACCTGAGAGAAAGGACAAACCATCCAGGGTGTCATGCTGCCCACTGCATAGTCCCATCTTACACTGCCCAGACCACctagatgcattttttttgtgtgtgtgttccaGAAGGTAAATACATTTCCATCTGTAAGGTGCAGTTACTGCCattaaaaaactgttttaatgtCAAGAAAACCTGTTTTAATGTCACTACAGGGTAGCTTTTGCAAGCAGCAAGCCATAAGGAAGTGCAGTGGAAAATGCAGCAGATCTAGTCTGCTTCATTTGGGACTGTGGCATGAGGATTTATCTGCACTTCAAATCAAGTGACTGtacaaaatacatgaaatatttcaatggCACACCCTTTCTTCAcgtcttccttccttcctctcttggagagctgcagctccccacaGTAAGTCCCAAGTTCCCATCTAcctaaaatgcttttcattaccatctccagttccctcagaaACGCGTGCTGCAAGGTCCCCTCCTTGGGAGGCTTTGAGACATGGAGATGAAGGCTATTGCCTCGGCCCAGAGTATCAAGACAGAGAACAAATGCTACGTTGTCCTGCAGCAGGCTGGAATCTGGAACAGAAAAATCCAAACCTTTATTGCTATGTTTTGTGCTGGGATTTCCATCCCCAAAAAGCAAGGCCCACACAAGGAGATTCTCACAGGAGGGCTGACATACGAGACACTTGACACAATCCTATTAACAGAGGCCTTGCCACAGAACATGCTGGAATGCCAGCCCCTTACTCACCAGTGTGGTCCAAATTGTCTTCCAGCCACCGCTTGGTTCCTTGATAATTAAACTTGCCACCTCCGGATGCAAAGAACAGCAAGTTATACCTGCCCAtcaaagaagacagaaaagtgtTAGCCTGCTGCACTCCGTGGCTACAGAACTCCTTTACTCAGCCTTGGAGGTGTGGTGGCATCACAACAGCTAGCACCCGACATTCAAGGCAAACTGTCCATCAACAAACGCTTCCTACATGCCACATACTAAGGTAATGGCAGGACAGGAGTAAAGGGGGGGAGTTTCCAGTGCTTGAGTATGGAATCTACTTCCCACACCATTCCCTCCACTTGTCCCTGAGCTTGAGCAGAGCTACAGCAAGGAAACCAAAGGAAGGAGCTTGGCCATTAACAGCAGCTGTACTCGGAGGGaagcaaaacagagcaaagtAGAAGACTGCTTGTAACACTCTACAGGTCCGGAGCAAAAGGCCTTCTTATCTGATCTCAGCTACACACATTCAACCAAGAATAGGGCAGTTTCTTACGCAGCATGGGTACGTCTGTAGGTGTAGAGCCGGGAAAACAGCCTGGCTAGTTCCAGTAGCACTGAGATACCGCTGCCATTGGAGTCAGCACCGTGTGACAGCCACTGCGGGATGAAGCGGGACAGAGACAAGGTGACAACCCTACACTTACTCTCATGTACCAGAACAGCCTTCAAGATAGCACACCACCACGCTCCACTTATAACTGCCCCATGTCTTTAAggccaagaaaaaaacataggGGCAGAGGCCACATGGGAAAAAAGACAGGAACACACAAACAGGAACAGAGAGTTGCAGGAAGAAAGAATACTCACCGGAGCCACTCCAAAAGAATCATAGTGGGCAACTATCACAACAGTGGGCAGGTCTTCTCC from Pelecanus crispus isolate bPelCri1 chromosome 20, bPelCri1.pri, whole genome shotgun sequence encodes the following:
- the NCLN gene encoding BOS complex subunit NCLN isoform X2, coding for MLEEAGEVLESVLKASCLPLSFLLFVPAVLLLLGPPPAAEAAHEFTVYRMQQYELGGQPYGTRSAVLNTEARTVEADVLSRRCVMMRLADFSYEQYQKALRQSAGAVVIILPRSISSVPQDVVRQFMEIEPEMLAMETIVPVYFAVEDEELLSIYEQTRAASASQGSASAAEVLLHTATANGFQMVTSGAQSKAINDWLIPSVEGRLTGLGGEDLPTVVIVAHYDSFGVAPWLSHGADSNGSGISVLLELARLFSRLYTYRRTHAAYNLLFFASGGGKFNYQGTKRWLEDNLDHTDSSLLQDNVAFVLCLDTLGRGNSLHLHVSKPPKEGTLQHAFLRELEMVVASQFPEVKFSMVHKKINLAEDMLAWEHERFAIRRLPAFTISHLESHRDSLRNSIMDRRARIDTKALTRNTRIIAEALTRVIYNLTDKGAPADLQIFTDQMIQQEQIESVMDWLSSQPRAAQLIDKDSTFLNTLEYYMGRYLKDVKQHHVKADKRDPEFVFYDQLKQVMNAYRVKPAIFDLLLAVCIAAYLGVAYVAVQHFGLLYKMIQRLSLKTKQQ
- the NCLN gene encoding BOS complex subunit NCLN isoform X1; translation: MLEEAGEVLESVLKASCLPLSFLLFVPAVLLLLGPPPAAEAAHEFTVYRMQQYELGGQPYGTRSAVLNTEARTVEADVLSRRCVMMRLADFSYEQYQKALRQSAGAVVIILPRSISSVPQDVVRQFMEIEPEMLAMETIVPVYFAVEDEELLSIYEQTRAASASQGSASAAEVLLHTATANGFQMVTSGAQSKAINDWLIPSVEGRLTGLGGEDLPTVVIVAHYDSFGVAPWLSHGADSNGSGISVLLELARLFSRLYTYRRTHAAYNLLFFASGGGKFNYQGTKRWLEDNLDHTDSSLLQDNVAFVLCLDTLGRGNSLHLHVSKPPKEGTLQHAFLRELEMVVASQFPEVKFSMVHKKINLAEDMLAWEHERFAIRRLPAFTISHLESHRDSLRNSIMDRRARIDTKALTRNTRIIAEALTRVIYNLTDKGAPADLQIFTDQMQIQQEQIESVMDWLSSQPRAAQLIDKDSTFLNTLEYYMGRYLKDVKQHHVKADKRDPEFVFYDQLKQVMNAYRVKPAIFDLLLAVCIAAYLGVAYVAVQHFGLLYKMIQRLSLKTKQQ